The proteins below are encoded in one region of Alosa sapidissima isolate fAloSap1 chromosome 24, fAloSap1.pri, whole genome shotgun sequence:
- the LOC121700615 gene encoding uncharacterized protein LOC121700615 yields MAESNHCASNVLPPGVHGASGDYYTESDEEEDSDERDSPIISLSKSSTAVATGPLPRSELAWFRSDLRKSASAQRPRSLAGSGANMSASKFGVLSGGYVLRQERTTSLGSGGSSSSPDTVIWRGGTRGRPWSITEDPCAKPALAPERGALPGFPPCSGPYFHRDLQAGRLERQSLSGYNQVAGTDAAPRSTALEGRPDESAGGNGGDTETFLGLIDGRAPSSLGGCCRTDRPGSVLRTSDSFGTSVSLTLPYANADAMQVHYAPPLYSPVTYVSEGQRSSLSAGSLAFPPLVSSISETSLDRRLLTHCCRGDSDSSSVCSSATVAAAPVSASSAARRMWASRQRPAVREASTMTSRSDLRDVGVQTGSLAGSPASATAIGALSSSGQSSGEDQGETRGLTAGEPSGVGGGDMVIGGGRTPIREVEWDEEGMTWEVYGAAVDPEELGQAIQRHLELQIKVSAVAMATSDDDNDDPEGKSQQGAEGEGAEAGKVAGDGTQPSGKKKRRVGQRMSLRRPGCCLRSSTVGE; encoded by the coding sequence ATGGCGGAGAGTAACCACTGCGCGTCCAACGTCCTTCCCCCTGGCGTCCACGGCGCGTCGGGCGACTACTACACCGAGAGcgacgaggaggaggacagtGATGAGCGCGACTCCCCGATCATCTCCCTGTCCAAGAGCTCCACGGCCGTGGCGACCGGACCGCTGCCGCGCTCCGAGCTGGCCTGGTTCCGGTCGGACCTGCGCAAGAGCGCCAGCGCCCAGCGGCCGCGCAGTCTGGCCGGGTCGGGAGCCAACATGTCCGCCTCCAAGTTCGGCGTCCTCTCCGGGGGTTACGTGCTGCGGCAGGAGAGGACCACCAGCCTGGGGAGcggaggcagcagcagcagcccggACACGGTCATCTGGAGAGGGGGCACCAGAGGGCGTCCCTGGAGCATCACGGAGGACCCCTGCGCTAAGCCCGCGCTAGCCCCAGAGAGGGGCGCTCTCCCTGGGTTCCCTCCCTGCAGTGGCCCCTACTTCCATAGGGACCTCCAGGCGGGACGGCTGGAAAGACAGAGCCTGAGTGGGTACAACCAGGTGGCGGGCACAGATGCTGCACCCAGGTCTACCGCGCTGGAGGGGCGGCCGGATGAGAGTGCCGGGGGAAACGGTGGGGACACCGAGACTTTTTTGGGGCTCATTGATGGACGGGCTCCCAGCTCGCTGGGTGGATGCTGCAGGACTGATCGCCCTGGCAGCGTTTTGCGTACCTCTGATAGTTTTGGTACCTCCGTGTCGCTAACTCTCCCCTATGCTAATGCTGACGCGATGCAAGTCCACTACGCCCCCCCACTGTACTCGCCGGTGACTTATGTCTCTGAGGGTCAAAGGTCGTCACTCTCAGCCGGGTCTCTGGCCTTCCCCCCTCTGGTGTCGTCCATCAGCGAGACGAGCCTGGACCGGCGCCTCCTGACCCACTGCTGCCGTGGGGACAGCGACTCGTCCAGCGTCTGCAGCTCCGCAACAGTGGCGGCGGCACCCGTGTCTGCGTCGTCAGCAGCGCGGCGGATGTGGGCCTCGCGGCAGCGGCCGGCGGTCAGGGAGGCCAGCACCATGACGTCCCGTAGCGACCTCCGAGACGTAGGGGTGCAGACTGGGTCTTTGGCGGGGTCCCCTGCCAGCGCTACCGCCATCGGTGCACTATCGTCCAGCGGCCAGTCGAGTGGAGAAGACCAGGGGGAGACGAGGGGGTTGACAGCTGGGGAGccaagtggtgttggtggtggagaTATGGTGATCGGAGGGGGACGAACCCCCATTCGGGAGGTGGAGTGGGATGAGGAGGGGATGACCTGGGAGGTATACGGGGCGGCGGTGGACCCCGAGGAGCTGGGCCAGGCCATCCAGAGACACCTGGAGCTGCAGATCAAGGTTTCGGCTGTCGCCATGGCGACGAGCGACGACGACAATGACGACCCCGAAGGCAAAAGTCAGCAGGGCGCCGAGGGAGAGGGTGCGGAGGCCGGGAAAGTCGCTGGGGACGGAACGCAGCCGAGtggaaagaagaagaggagagtcGGACAGAGGATGTCGCTACGGAGACCTGGATGCTGTTTGCGGTCCAGCACAGTGGGGGAGTGA